The Urbifossiella limnaea nucleotide sequence CGACCGCCAGCTGCCGGCACAGGGCGTTCACGGCACCCTTGCTGGAATCGTAGAGCGTGTGCAGCGGCTCGGACCGCGTCGCGTTCAGCGACGTGGTGAACAGCACGCGGCCGCCGCGATTCAGAGCGGTGGCGCGCCGCACCACCTCGCGCGTCAGCGCCAGCCCGACCCACACGTTCAGCCGGAAGATGAAGTCGAAGTGCCCGCGCGTCAGTTCGGCGAGCGGCGGCTCCTTGTACGTGCCGACGTTGTTCACGAGCACGTCGACGCCGCCCATGCCGTCCCACGCCTCGGCGACGAGCCGCTCCGGCTCGCCGTCGGCGAGCAGGTCGGCGCGGGTGTAGCGGGCGGCGGGGTAGTCGCTGAGAAGCCGCTGCACCTCGCGGAGCGCGTCGAGCGGGTGCTCGCTGGTGAGCGTGACCGCGGCACCGGCGGCGAGCATCGCCTGCGCCACGCCGAGGCCGATCCCCTGACTACTGCCGGTAACCAGCGCCCGCTTCCCGTTCAGCATCGTATCCTCTCCCAGGGCTGTCCGTAACGTACCAGCCGCCCCGCCGGGAGAACACCGTGCCGACCCCCAGCACCACCGCGACCGTGCTTTTCACCCCCGACGAGGACGAGGAGGGCTTCCTCCCCGAGGGGCCGCGACCGATCGTACTCGACGGGCGCGAGGCGCTGCTGTGGGTAAACATCCAAACGGCCCCGGACGCGACGCAGGGGGCGCTGCACGTCCGCTACTGGGACACCGGCGGCACCGAGTCGTGGGCGCTCCCCGGCCGGCCCGGCTTCGCCCTGCCCACCGACCGGCCCGGCGTCGTGCTCGTCGGGCTCGACCACCAGGTGGGCACGTTCGACCTCGATTCCTACGAGTGGACGCCGCTCGGCGCCGTCCCCGACCCGCACCCGCGGACCCTCATCAACGACGCCGAGCCGACGCCGGACGGGCGGGCGGTCGTCTTCGGCACGAAGGACACGCGGTTCGCAGACCCGCTCGCGGGGCTGTACCTGCTGACGCTCGGTGACAACCGGGTGTCACGCCTCCGCGGCGGGCAGACGTGCTCGAACGGCAAGGTGATCACCGCCGGCGACGGCGGGCTGACGCTGTTCGACATCGACACGCCGACGAGGACGGTGGTGCGCTACCGGCTCGACGCGGCGGCGCGGGAACTTGTCGAGGCCGGCGTGGCCCTCGACCTCCGCGGCGAGCCGGGATTCCCGGACGGGATGGTGGACGCGGGTACCGAAACGGTGATCGTCGCGTTCTACAACCCGGAGCCGGTCGCGGCCGGGCGGGCGGTGCGGTACGACCTGCGGACCGGGGCGGCGGTCGAGGAGTGGACGACGCCGGGTTCGCCGCGGGTGACGTGCCCGTGCCTGGTGCGGCACGGCGACGGCGTGCGGTTGGTGCTGACGACGGCGACGGAGGGGATGCCCGCCGAGCAGCGGGCGGCGTGCCCGGCGGCCGGGAGTCTGTTTGTTGCTGAGACGCGGCTCGCCGTCGCGCCGGCGTCGCCGGCGGTACGGCTGGCCTGACGTACGGCCGGCACGAGGCCGGCCCTTTTGTTACTGCGACACGTTTACCGGCGGCGCCCCCGACGGCGGCAGGCTTGCCGGGATGCCGCTGGCATCTGGCGTTGACAGTGGCGGCACCGTGGGCCGTGCGCTCGACGGGCCGCCCTCCGGTACCGGCACCGGATTCGTCATCGGGGCGATCGGCTGGAACCGCGGCACCGTCACCGTCCCGCTCGGCGTGAAGAACGACCCCGGCTCCGGCGTCCCCGCCGGGTTCGCCACCGGCCCCGGCTGGACCATCGGCAGCGGCCGAGGCGCTGCCGCGCCCGGGCCGGGCACCGGCACCGGCACCGCCATCGGCTGCGGCTGCGGCAACGGGGCCGGTACACCGGGACGCACCTCCGGCTGCGGCACCGCGTTGAGGTCGGGCGCGGCCGGCAGGTTCAACAACTGCGGCAGGCCGCCCGGCGCCGGACCCGCCGGCCCGAGGTTGTGCGGCGGCGAGTGCGGGGTCGGGTCGGTCGCCGGCCGCTCCCGCAGCTTGATCGCCGCTTCCACCCGCGCCCGTTCGTGGTCGGCCGCCCGCTCGCGGACGAACTGCGGCAGCGGCCCCTCCGCCATTGTGATGCTGTTGTACCGCTGGATCGTCCCCTTCGCGAATTCGAACTCCGCGAGCGCCGAGTTGTACTGGGCGATGAACTGGAACTCCTGCGCGATCGAGTCCGCCAGGTCGCGTTGCACCTGGAGGTAGTTGAAGTAGTCGGCCGACTGGAACGACCCGATCTCGATGCGGATGCGGACCCGGGCCACGAACTGCTGGAGCGCCTCGCGCCGCGCCCGGGCCGGCCCGATCAGGGCGTACGACTCCGCCACCCGGCGGTGCTTCTGGATGAGGTACTCGACCGCCTTCAGCTCCGCGTCGCGCAGCTGGAGGTAGTTGCGGGTCAGTGTCATCGTCTGCTGCCGGACCTGGGCGTTGGCGTCGCGGAAGCCGATCGGCATGTCCAGGCGCAGGCCGAGCGTCCAGCTGTTGAACTGGTTGTTCCCCAGGCTGGCGAAGGCGTTCCCCGGCGTCGTGCCGCCGGCGCCGATCAGCTCGGAGCCGTCGAGTCGGGTACCGAGGCCGGCCACGTCGTACTGCGCGAACGAGGTCAGGTTCGGGCGGCGGAGGTTCCGCGCCAGCAGCAGGTTCAGCTGCTGGATCTTCACCTCCTGGCGGGCGAGCATCAGCTCGGGCCGGTACGTCACCGCCTCCTGGGCCGCCTCGTAGAAGTCCGGGCTGAACGGGGCCAGGTTCGGCTCGTCGGCCGGGACGATGCGCTGGCCGTCGTCGCTCCGCAGGCCGAGCAGCTTGCGGAGCTGGCGCTCGCTCTCGAGCACCTGACCGCGGGTCGCGATCACCTGACCGCGGAACAGTTCGAGCTGGGCGCGGGCCTGGTCGAGTTGCTGCGGCGGGTCGATGTTCGGCACGCGGGCGGCGGTGAACCGGTAGCCCTCGTAGGACTGCCGCAGACCCTCTTCGCGGGCGTACAGGTTGTAGTACGCGGCGTACAGGTTCCAGTACGCCGTCTCCACGTTCGCCAGCAGGTAGTTGACCGACGCCTCGAACTGGCTCCGCGACTGGTCGGACCGGATGCGGGCGATCAGGATGCCGTCGGTGCCGCCCTGGACGATGCCGCCGGTGCCGCCGGTGGGCCCCACGCCCTGGATCAGCTGGCTCCGCGGGGCGAGGTTCGCCGGCGTGATCTGGTTCACCTCCACGCCGAACAGTTGCAGCAGCGGCTGCTCGAACGAGAATTGCACCCGCGGCGTGTAGTTCGGGTTCACGAACCCGGCCTGGTTCGCCCCCGACGCGAACTTCGAGTAGTCCACGCTGAACGTGACGCCGGCGTAGCCGCCGCTCGGCAGCGGCTTCACCAGGCTCGTGTTGAACGAGGCGGCGTCGCGCTGCTGCTGGAACGACAGGAACTGCGCGGCGACCGGCTGGTCCACCTTCTGCCACGTCATGCTGCTGAGCCAGCGGACGTCGAACCGGGACAGCGAGCGCTCGATGCTGGCCTGGTTGTAGCCGGGGTCGATGGCGAACGCGCGGATCGAGTCCGTGCTGTTGTTGAGGCCGAAGTTGAAGCCCGGCAGCTGCTCGCTCCCGAAGCCGAACTGGTTCGGGTTCTGGCCGCCGACGTTCCCCTGCTCCAGGGCGATGGCGATGCACTCGCGGAGCGTCATGAACCGCGGCGGCCGCGTGGGGTCGAGCACCGTGGCCGGCCCGAGGCCGCCGCCGGGCCGGTCCACGAGCGGCGGCATGATCGTGTCGTGTACGTTCGATTCGAGGTTCGGCGGCAAGCTGGCGGTCATGACCTTGGCGTGGTCGCCCGGCTCGAACACGATCTGCTGCTTGCAACCGACGACGCCGCCGAGCCCGGCCAGAACGCAGATGCGGAGTACCAGCGTTGTCCAGGTGTACCGGCTCATCGTTCCCCCCGTCCGTCGGCCGTGCGCCGCCACCGTCCCCCGGCGGCGGCGGCCGACGTCCGGTTGAACGGACGAGGGTGCGCGGCCGCCACGGTGGGGCGTCCGGGAACCTATCGGCCGGACCGTGAGGAAGAATTCAGCGACTTTGCCGGCGGTAGCGGCTGTGTGGCCCGTGCGGCGCACAACCTGGAGAAGCTGTGGGGTTCGGCTCAAGTAGCGTCGGCGGGGCGCTCCGCGTACTGCGGGGCGACGGCGACGACGGGGAGGCCGAGGAGCCGCTTCAACGGAATCAGCTCGCCCACGTCGTTCCCCTCCACGCGGTGCCCCACCCACTGGAGGAAGTAACCGAGGACGATCGCGCCGGCGCCCCAGTACCACTCGGCGAGGAACAGCAGCGGCACCCCCGCGAACGCGAGCGGGATGCCGACCATGTGGACGGCGAAGTTGAAGCCGTTCCGGTGGCGAGTCAGCCAGTTCCGCCGCGCCCGACCGGCGAACGCGATCAACTTCCGGGCGATGGGAAAGCGGTGCGACATGGCGACTACGATAGGTCGCCGCGCGAAACACGGGTAGGCGTTGCACGTGGGGAGCAATCGCATAACGAGCAGGACTTGACCACGAAACAAACGTTTGCTATGTTCCCAACAGACGATTGAAACCGATGTTTGGGACGCGATGACATCTCCCCTTGCGACCCCCGAGCCGAGTGACGCCCGCGAGCGGCTGTTGGCCGCGGCCGAGGTCGAGTTCGCCGAGCGCGGCTACGACGGGGCGACGGTCCGCGAGATCACCCGGCGGGCGGGCGCGAACATCGCCGCGATCAACTACTACTTCGGCGACAAGGAACGGCTGTACGTCGAGGCGGTGAAGTACGCCCACAGTTGCGCCACCGGCGGCCCGCTGCCGACGGCACCCGTGGGCACGACGCCGGTGCAGCGGCTGGCGGCGTTCATCCGCGAGATGCTGCGGCGGATGCACGCCCCGGCCCGGCCGACCTCGATGAAGCTGATGATGCGCGAGATGACCGACCCCGGGAAAGCGGCGAACGTGGTGGTGGACGAGTTCATCCGGCCGATGGCGTTCGCGTTGCGCGAGCATCTCCGCGCCGTGCTGCCGGGCCTCGACGAGAAGCGGCTGCTGATGACCGGCTTCAGCGTCATCGGGCAGTGCCTGTTCTACCGCCAGAACCGGCCGGTCGCGGAGCTGATCTTCGGCCGGGACGCGATCGCCGAGCTCGACCTGGACGCGGTGGCGGATCACGTCGTGCGGTTCACGCTGGCCGCGCTCGGCGAAGGCCCGCCGATCGCCGAAACCAAGACGGATGGCCACAAAAAGGCACGAAAAGACACAATAATGAACGATCTTTAATTTTTGTGTCTTTTCGTGCCTTTTTGTGGCTAATCTGCCGGAGTTTACGCCATGAATTGGGTCGCGCTCAAGATGCTGACCGGCGACCGCACGAAGTACTTCGGCATCGTCTTCGGCGTCAGCTTCGCCGCGCTGTTGATGGCGCAGCAGAGCGCCATTTTTTGCGGCCTGATGCGGAACACCACGAGCCAGATTCGGGACATCCAGGGCGCCGACCTGTGGGTGATGGACAAGAACGTCCAGTTCATCGACGACGTGAAGCCGCTGAGCGAGAACGACCTGTACCGCGTCCGCGGCGTCCCCGGGGTGAAGTGGGCGGTGCGGCTGTACAAGGGGCTCGGCCGCGCCCGCCTGACCGACGGCAACTTCCAGCAGGTCATCATCCTCGGCCTGGACAACGCCACGCTCGTCGGAGCCCCGCCGCCGTGGCGTGTGTTGCACGGCAGCGTCGAAGACCTGCGCCGCCCGGACGCGGTGTTCATCGACGAGTTCGGCTGGCGTTACCTGTTCGGCGACGAGCCGTTCGTGCCCGGGGCGAAGACGCTGGAGCTGAACGACCGCCGGGCCGTGATCGTCGGCGTGTGCGAGTGCAGCCCGACGTTCCAGACGTTCCCGATCCTCTACTGCACGTACTCGCAGGCGCTCCAGTTCATCCCGCAGGAGCGGAAGACGCTGTCGTTCGTGCTCGCCAAGGCGGAGGACGGCGTGAGCCCCCAAGAAGTCGGGCAGCGCATCGAGGCGCAGACCGGCCACAAGGCGCTGACCGACGACGCCTTCGTGTGGACGACCATCGGCTACTACCTGAAGCGGACCGGCATCCCGATCAACTTCGGCATCACCGTGGCGCTCGGGTTCGTCGTCGGCTGCGCGATCGCCGGGCAGACGTTCTACCTGTTCACGATCGAGAACCTGAAGCAGTTCGGCGCTCTGAAGGCTATGGGCGTCGGCAACCTCCGGCTCGTCGGCATGATCCTGCTGCAAGCCGCGGTGGTCGGCGTCATCGGGTACGGCATCGGCGTCGGCGGGGCGGCGCTGTTCGGGTACGTGTTCGAGCGGGTGGTGAAGACGGCGCCGCCGGCGTTCTACTTCCCGTGGCAAATCCTCGCCCTCACGGCCGTCGCGGTGGCGGTCATCGTCACCGCCGCGGCGCTCGTGAGCATGCGGCGCGTCCTGTTCCTCGAAGCCGGGGTGGTGTTCCGATGACCGCGACGGCCACGCAACCCGCGATCGCCCTCCGCGGCGTGACGAAGGAGTTCGGCACCGGCGACGCCCGCGTGACGGCGCTGCACGAGGTCGACTTGGAGATACCGTACGGCGAGTTGGTGCTGCTCGTCGGCCCGTCCGGGTGCGGCAAGACGACGCTCATCTCGATCGTCGCCGGGCTGCTCGACGCGACCGCCGGCGAGGTGGAAGTGCTGGGGCAAAACCTGACGCGGATGCGCGGCGGCCGCAAGGTGCGGTTCCGCGGTGACAACATCGGCTTCGTCTTCCAGCAGTACAACCTGTTGCCGGCGCTCACGGCCGCCGAGAACGCCTGCGTGCCGCTGCTGATCGCCGGCTGGGACCGCAAGAAGGCCGTCGCCCGTGCCTCCGAGTTACTCGACGCGGTGGGCCTGGGGTCGCGGCTGAAGTCGTTCCCGAACCAGCTGTCGGGCGGGCAGCAGCAGCGCGTGGCCATCGCCCGCGCCCTCGTCCACGGCCCGCGGTTGCTGGTGTGTGACGAACCCACCGCGGCGCTCGACGCGGCTAGCGGCCGCACGGTGATGGGCCTGATCCGGCAGGTGGCGGTGGCGACCGACCGGGCCGTCGTCGTGGTGACGCACGACAGCCGCGTCTACGACTTCGGCGACCGGATCGTGTCGATGGCGGACGGTCGGATCGAATCGGTCGAGACGCGCGACGCCGGCCCGCTGGCGGCGCAAGAATAGGAGGACACTCGATGTTCACCCGCTACGCCCTTCCCGCCCTGGCGGTCGTGTCGTTCTCCTTCGCCGTCGTGCAGATGACGAAGGCCCAGCAGAAGGCGCCGCCGGTCAGCCCGACCGTCGAACCCGCTCGGGCGCCGTACCAAACGGCCGTGTCCGGCGCCGGCCTCGTCGAACCCGAGACGGAGAACATTCGCGTGGGCGTGAATCTGCCCGGCGTCGTGAAGGTGGTTCACGTCCGCGTCGGGCAGGAGGTGAAGCCCGGCGAGCCGCTGTTCGAGCTCGACGACCGGCAACTCCTCGCCGAGCAGGCGATCCGCCGCGCGACGCTCGCCAGCGCCCGCGCGTCGCTCCAGAAGCTGCAGGAAATGCCGCGGGCGGAGGAACTGCCGCCGCTGCGCGCGAAGGTGGCCGAGGCGCGGGCGTCCCTCGACGACAAGGTGAAGCAGTACGCCCGCCTCCAGCGGGCCGGCGGCGGCGTGTCCGACGAGGAACTCATCGGCCGCCAGATGGCCGTCGAGGTCGGCAAGGCCCAGGTGGCGAAGGCGGAGGCCGACCTGGCGCTGACCGAGGCCGGGGCGTGGCAGGCCGACAAGCTCGTCGCCGCCGCCGCCGTTGCGCAGGCCGAGGCGCAGCTGGCGCAGTCCGCGACCGAGCTTATGCGGCTCAAGGTGACCGCCCCGTGGATGAGCGCCCCGGACGGCGCCGCGGTGACGTTCCGCGTGCTGCAGGTAAACGTGCGGCCGGGCGAGTACGTGGCCACGGCCCCCGGAACGGCGATGGTGGCGCTCGGCACCGTCGGCCGGCTCCACGTGCGCGTGGACATCGACGAGAACGACATCCCGCGCTTCCGCGCCGGCATCCCCGGCACGGCCAGCCCGCGCGGCAACCCGCGGACGACGTTCCCGCTGCGGTTCGTCCGCGTCGAGCCGTTCGTGATCCCGAAGCGATCGCTGACCGGCGGGAATACCGAGCGGGTAGACACGCGGGTGCTCCAGGTCATTTACGCGATTG carries:
- a CDS encoding TolC family protein, with amino-acid sequence MSRYTWTTLVLRICVLAGLGGVVGCKQQIVFEPGDHAKVMTASLPPNLESNVHDTIMPPLVDRPGGGLGPATVLDPTRPPRFMTLRECIAIALEQGNVGGQNPNQFGFGSEQLPGFNFGLNNSTDSIRAFAIDPGYNQASIERSLSRFDVRWLSSMTWQKVDQPVAAQFLSFQQQRDAASFNTSLVKPLPSGGYAGVTFSVDYSKFASGANQAGFVNPNYTPRVQFSFEQPLLQLFGVEVNQITPANLAPRSQLIQGVGPTGGTGGIVQGGTDGILIARIRSDQSRSQFEASVNYLLANVETAYWNLYAAYYNLYAREEGLRQSYEGYRFTAARVPNIDPPQQLDQARAQLELFRGQVIATRGQVLESERQLRKLLGLRSDDGQRIVPADEPNLAPFSPDFYEAAQEAVTYRPELMLARQEVKIQQLNLLLARNLRRPNLTSFAQYDVAGLGTRLDGSELIGAGGTTPGNAFASLGNNQFNSWTLGLRLDMPIGFRDANAQVRQQTMTLTRNYLQLRDAELKAVEYLIQKHRRVAESYALIGPARARREALQQFVARVRIRIEIGSFQSADYFNYLQVQRDLADSIAQEFQFIAQYNSALAEFEFAKGTIQRYNSITMAEGPLPQFVRERAADHERARVEAAIKLRERPATDPTPHSPPHNLGPAGPAPGGLPQLLNLPAAPDLNAVPQPEVRPGVPAPLPQPQPMAVPVPVPGPGAAAPRPLPMVQPGPVANPAGTPEPGSFFTPSGTVTVPRFQPIAPMTNPVPVPEGGPSSARPTVPPLSTPDASGIPASLPPSGAPPVNVSQ
- a CDS encoding Mpo1-like protein, whose amino-acid sequence is MSHRFPIARKLIAFAGRARRNWLTRHRNGFNFAVHMVGIPLAFAGVPLLFLAEWYWGAGAIVLGYFLQWVGHRVEGNDVGELIPLKRLLGLPVVAVAPQYAERPADAT
- a CDS encoding ABC transporter ATP-binding protein, encoding MTATATQPAIALRGVTKEFGTGDARVTALHEVDLEIPYGELVLLVGPSGCGKTTLISIVAGLLDATAGEVEVLGQNLTRMRGGRKVRFRGDNIGFVFQQYNLLPALTAAENACVPLLIAGWDRKKAVARASELLDAVGLGSRLKSFPNQLSGGQQQRVAIARALVHGPRLLVCDEPTAALDAASGRTVMGLIRQVAVATDRAVVVVTHDSRVYDFGDRIVSMADGRIESVETRDAGPLAAQE
- a CDS encoding ABC transporter permease; its protein translation is MNWVALKMLTGDRTKYFGIVFGVSFAALLMAQQSAIFCGLMRNTTSQIRDIQGADLWVMDKNVQFIDDVKPLSENDLYRVRGVPGVKWAVRLYKGLGRARLTDGNFQQVIILGLDNATLVGAPPPWRVLHGSVEDLRRPDAVFIDEFGWRYLFGDEPFVPGAKTLELNDRRAVIVGVCECSPTFQTFPILYCTYSQALQFIPQERKTLSFVLAKAEDGVSPQEVGQRIEAQTGHKALTDDAFVWTTIGYYLKRTGIPINFGITVALGFVVGCAIAGQTFYLFTIENLKQFGALKAMGVGNLRLVGMILLQAAVVGVIGYGIGVGGAALFGYVFERVVKTAPPAFYFPWQILALTAVAVAVIVTAAALVSMRRVLFLEAGVVFR
- a CDS encoding SMP-30/gluconolactonase/LRE family protein; the protein is MPTPSTTATVLFTPDEDEEGFLPEGPRPIVLDGREALLWVNIQTAPDATQGALHVRYWDTGGTESWALPGRPGFALPTDRPGVVLVGLDHQVGTFDLDSYEWTPLGAVPDPHPRTLINDAEPTPDGRAVVFGTKDTRFADPLAGLYLLTLGDNRVSRLRGGQTCSNGKVITAGDGGLTLFDIDTPTRTVVRYRLDAAARELVEAGVALDLRGEPGFPDGMVDAGTETVIVAFYNPEPVAAGRAVRYDLRTGAAVEEWTTPGSPRVTCPCLVRHGDGVRLVLTTATEGMPAEQRAACPAAGSLFVAETRLAVAPASPAVRLA
- a CDS encoding CerR family C-terminal domain-containing protein, whose translation is MTSPLATPEPSDARERLLAAAEVEFAERGYDGATVREITRRAGANIAAINYYFGDKERLYVEAVKYAHSCATGGPLPTAPVGTTPVQRLAAFIREMLRRMHAPARPTSMKLMMREMTDPGKAANVVVDEFIRPMAFALREHLRAVLPGLDEKRLLMTGFSVIGQCLFYRQNRPVAELIFGRDAIAELDLDAVADHVVRFTLAALGEGPPIAETKTDGHKKARKDTIMNDL
- a CDS encoding HlyD family secretion protein, whose protein sequence is MFTRYALPALAVVSFSFAVVQMTKAQQKAPPVSPTVEPARAPYQTAVSGAGLVEPETENIRVGVNLPGVVKVVHVRVGQEVKPGEPLFELDDRQLLAEQAIRRATLASARASLQKLQEMPRAEELPPLRAKVAEARASLDDKVKQYARLQRAGGGVSDEELIGRQMAVEVGKAQVAKAEADLALTEAGAWQADKLVAAAAVAQAEAQLAQSATELMRLKVTAPWMSAPDGAAVTFRVLQVNVRPGEYVATAPGTAMVALGTVGRLHVRVDIDENDIPRFRAGIPGTASPRGNPRTTFPLRFVRVEPFVIPKRSLTGGNTERVDTRVLQVIYAIDSPNPGLYVGQQMDVSLNAATP
- a CDS encoding SDR family NAD(P)-dependent oxidoreductase, translating into MLNGKRALVTGSSQGIGLGVAQAMLAAGAAVTLTSEHPLDALREVQRLLSDYPAARYTRADLLADGEPERLVAEAWDGMGGVDVLVNNVGTYKEPPLAELTRGHFDFIFRLNVWVGLALTREVVRRATALNRGGRVLFTTSLNATRSEPLHTLYDSSKGAVNALCRQLAVELAPLGFTTAAVAPGLVETPLTDFGLKSDPAGRAAVIDQIPIRRIATVEDVAHWFVFLASDRAGYATGAVINVDGGLDAQQMPVRPVTDAERGG